A DNA window from Sphingomonas changnyeongensis contains the following coding sequences:
- a CDS encoding penicillin-binding protein activator has protein sequence MLATRLTPVIGLFALAACQTMVPKRQAPTPAPGPAQTETGPAAEELPTDQNRHRIALLVPLTGTNAAVGQSIANAANLAVLDTGGKRIRMTVYDTAVGAAGAAERAIADGAKVILGPLLADDARIIAPVAAKARVPLVSFSNDAAIAGAGTFVMGYSPAQSIDRVVRFARARGATRFAGLTPTGVYGDRAGTAFLRAVESAGGQVVSLQSFDRSRGGLAAAVTRLGRGSAYDAVLIADGGRIAVQAAPLIRKAGATEARLLGTELWNAETGLAAMTPLAGAWFASVSDGLYAQLAAKYRARYQTAPYRIASMGYDAVLLVTRIAQDWRVGQPFPVARLTDQGGFTGIDGAFRFGRDGVAERALEVQEVGAGTLVTVSPAPARFDD, from the coding sequence ATGCTGGCGACGCGGCTGACGCCGGTCATCGGCCTGTTCGCGCTCGCGGCCTGCCAGACGATGGTGCCCAAGCGGCAGGCGCCGACGCCCGCCCCCGGGCCGGCGCAGACCGAAACCGGCCCGGCGGCTGAGGAACTGCCGACCGACCAGAACCGCCACCGCATCGCGCTGCTCGTGCCGCTGACCGGCACCAATGCGGCGGTCGGCCAGTCGATCGCCAATGCTGCCAATCTTGCCGTGCTCGACACCGGCGGCAAGCGCATCCGCATGACCGTCTATGACACGGCGGTCGGGGCGGCCGGGGCCGCCGAGCGCGCGATCGCGGATGGGGCCAAGGTCATTCTGGGGCCGCTGCTGGCCGATGACGCGCGCATCATCGCCCCGGTCGCGGCAAAGGCGCGGGTGCCGCTGGTCAGCTTTTCCAACGATGCCGCGATCGCGGGCGCCGGCACCTTCGTCATGGGCTATTCGCCTGCCCAGTCGATCGACCGGGTCGTGCGCTTTGCGCGGGCGCGCGGAGCGACCCGCTTTGCCGGGCTGACGCCCACCGGCGTCTATGGCGACCGGGCGGGCACGGCGTTCCTGCGCGCGGTCGAAAGCGCGGGCGGGCAGGTGGTGTCGCTGCAAAGCTTCGACCGCAGCCGGGGCGGCCTTGCCGCCGCGGTCACCCGGCTGGGCCGGGGCAGCGCCTATGACGCGGTGCTGATCGCCGATGGCGGGCGCATCGCCGTGCAGGCCGCGCCGCTGATCCGCAAGGCCGGGGCGACCGAGGCCCGGCTGCTCGGCACCGAGCTGTGGAATGCCGAGACCGGGCTGGCGGCGATGACGCCGCTGGCCGGCGCGTGGTTCGCCAGCGTCTCGGACGGGCTTTATGCGCAGCTCGCCGCCAAATATCGCGCCCGTTACCAGACCGCGCCCTACCGGATCGCGTCGATGGGCTATGATGCGGTGCTGCTCGTCACCCGCATCGCGCAGGACTGGCGCGTCGGCCAGCCCTTTCCGGTCGCGCGGCTGACCGATCAGGGCGGCTTTACCGGCATTGACGGCGCGTTCCGCTTCGGCCGCGACGGCGTCGCCGAACGCGCGCTTGAGGTGCAGGAAGTCGGCGCGGGCACGCTGGTCACCGTGTCACCGGCCCCGGCGCGCTTCGACGACTGA
- a CDS encoding NupC/NupG family nucleoside CNT transporter: MSRLLIGLAGIIVILGLAVLLSANRRAIRPRVVGSAFALQAGIAVLVLYVPAGRAVIEALSRGVSNLLGYASDGTRLLFGNLASDPKFGTAFAISGLPVIIFFAALIAVLYHLRVMPFVIRWVGGAIERLTGVSKVESLCAAANIFVGQSESPLVIRPYLAALTPSQLFAVMSVGMAGVAGTILAAYASFLGPESLPYLLAASFMAAPGGLLMAKIVMPDERGTAAPVAVEDEVIAAVEAHEEEEKAANIIMAAAMGAQTGVRIAVAVGAMVLAFVALVALANGILGGIGGWFGYPGLSFQGVLGTLLAPLMVLINIPWAEAQAAGGLLGTKIVLNEFVAFIDLGQATVFSDRSRAIITFVLCGFANFSSIAIQMAATGSLAPNQRPLIAQLGVRAVIAGTLANLMSAALAGILLP, from the coding sequence ATGTCTCGTCTGTTGATCGGCCTGGCCGGGATCATCGTCATTCTCGGCCTGGCGGTGCTGTTGTCTGCAAACCGGCGGGCGATCCGCCCGCGCGTCGTCGGGTCCGCCTTTGCGCTGCAGGCCGGGATCGCCGTGCTCGTGCTCTATGTGCCCGCCGGGCGGGCGGTGATCGAGGCGCTGTCGCGCGGCGTGTCCAACCTGCTCGGCTATGCCAGCGACGGCACGCGGCTGCTGTTCGGCAATCTGGCGAGCGATCCGAAGTTCGGCACCGCCTTTGCGATTTCGGGCCTGCCGGTGATCATCTTCTTCGCCGCGCTGATCGCGGTGCTCTATCACCTGCGCGTGATGCCGTTCGTCATCCGCTGGGTCGGCGGGGCGATCGAGCGGTTGACCGGCGTGTCCAAGGTCGAATCGCTGTGCGCGGCGGCCAACATCTTTGTCGGCCAGTCCGAATCGCCGCTCGTCATCCGCCCCTATCTGGCCGCCCTCACCCCGTCGCAGCTGTTCGCGGTGATGTCGGTCGGCATGGCGGGCGTCGCGGGCACGATCCTGGCCGCCTATGCCAGCTTTCTGGGGCCGGAATCGCTGCCCTATCTGCTCGCCGCATCGTTCATGGCCGCACCCGGCGGGCTGCTGATGGCAAAGATCGTGATGCCCGATGAGCGCGGCACCGCCGCCCCGGTCGCGGTCGAGGACGAGGTGATCGCCGCCGTCGAGGCGCATGAGGAAGAGGAAAAGGCCGCCAACATCATCATGGCCGCGGCAATGGGCGCGCAGACCGGCGTGCGCATCGCGGTCGCGGTCGGGGCGATGGTGCTCGCCTTTGTCGCGCTGGTGGCGCTGGCCAACGGCATATTGGGCGGCATTGGCGGCTGGTTCGGCTATCCGGGGCTGAGCTTCCAGGGCGTGCTCGGCACGCTGCTCGCACCGCTGATGGTGCTGATCAACATCCCCTGGGCCGAGGCGCAGGCGGCGGGCGGGCTGCTCGGCACCAAGATCGTGCTCAACGAGTTCGTGGCGTTCATCGATCTTGGCCAGGCGACGGTGTTCAGCGACCGCAGCCGCGCGATCATCACCTTCGTGCTGTGCGGCTTTGCGAACTTCAGCTCGATCGCCATCCAGATGGCCGCGACCGGCAGCCTGGCGCCCAATCAGCGCCCGCTGATCGCCCAGCTGGGCGTGCGCGCGGTGATCGCCGGCACGCTCGCCAATCTGATGTCGGCGGCGCTGGCCGGCATCCTGCTGCCCTAA
- the hslV gene encoding ATP-dependent protease subunit HslV, producing the protein MNAQEQNGPGWHGTTILSVRRGGRVVVIGDGQVSMGQTVMKPNARKVRRLHDGSVIGGFAGATADAFTLFERLERKLETHHGQLLRAAVELAKDWRTDKYLRNLEALMIVADKDVTLILTGNGDVLEPVGGIAAIGSGGQFALAAARALADYEPDAEALARRAMAVAAEICVYTNDQLTVEALDSAA; encoded by the coding sequence ATGAACGCACAGGAACAAAACGGACCCGGCTGGCACGGCACGACCATCCTCAGCGTGCGCCGGGGCGGCCGGGTGGTCGTGATCGGCGACGGTCAGGTGTCGATGGGCCAGACGGTGATGAAACCCAATGCCCGCAAGGTCAGGCGGCTGCATGACGGCTCGGTGATCGGCGGCTTTGCCGGCGCGACCGCCGATGCCTTCACCCTGTTCGAGCGGCTGGAACGCAAGCTGGAGACGCATCACGGCCAGCTGCTGCGCGCGGCGGTCGAGCTGGCCAAGGACTGGCGGACCGACAAATATCTGCGCAACCTGGAGGCGCTGATGATCGTCGCCGACAAGGATGTGACGCTGATCCTGACCGGCAATGGCGATGTGCTGGAACCGGTGGGCGGGATCGCGGCGATCGGGTCGGGCGGGCAGTTCGCGCTCGCCGCCGCCCGCGCGCTGGCCGATTACGAGCCGGACGCCGAGGCGCTGGCCCGGCGGGCGATGGCGGTGGCGGCGGAGATCTGCGTCTATACCAACGACCAGCTGACCGTCGAAGCCCTCGACAGCGCGGCCTGA
- the hslU gene encoding ATP-dependent protease ATPase subunit HslU: MQDKLTPKAIVGALDAHIIGQAEAKRAVAVALRNRWRRQQLGPELRDEVTPKNILMIGPTGCGKTEISRRLARLADAPFVKVEATKFTEVGYVGRDVEQIARDLVEEAIRLEKERRRLAVKDKAEAAAMARLLDALTGKDASEATRSAFRQRFEDGHLDDKEIEIELAHQPQMPLDVPGMGGQMGMINLSDLMARAMGGGQMKRRKLSVRAAWDKLIEEEADRRLDQDELNRAAIADAEANGIVFIDEIDKIAVSDVRGGSVSREGVQRDLLPLIEGTTVATKYGPMKTDHILFIASGAFHVAKPSDLLPELQGRLPIRVELKGLSEADFVAILSDTKASLPAQYKALLATEGVAIDFTPDGIAAIARIAAEVNGQVENIGARRLQTVMERLLEQLSFEAEERGGETVLIDAAYVEAQLAGIARNTDLSRYIL; this comes from the coding sequence ATGCAGGACAAGCTTACCCCCAAGGCGATTGTCGGCGCGCTCGACGCGCACATCATCGGCCAGGCCGAGGCCAAGCGCGCCGTCGCCGTCGCGCTGCGCAACCGCTGGCGCCGCCAGCAGCTCGGCCCCGAGCTGCGCGACGAGGTGACGCCCAAGAACATCCTGATGATCGGGCCGACCGGCTGCGGCAAGACCGAGATCAGCCGCCGCCTCGCCCGGCTGGCCGATGCGCCGTTCGTCAAGGTCGAGGCGACCAAGTTCACCGAGGTCGGCTATGTCGGCCGCGATGTCGAACAGATCGCCCGCGATCTGGTCGAGGAGGCGATCCGGCTGGAAAAGGAACGCCGCCGCCTCGCCGTCAAGGACAAGGCCGAGGCCGCAGCGATGGCGCGGCTGCTCGATGCGCTGACCGGCAAGGATGCGAGCGAGGCGACGCGCAGCGCCTTCCGCCAGCGGTTCGAGGACGGGCATCTCGACGACAAGGAGATCGAGATCGAACTGGCGCACCAGCCGCAGATGCCGCTCGACGTGCCGGGCATGGGCGGGCAGATGGGGATGATCAACCTGTCCGACCTGATGGCGCGGGCGATGGGCGGCGGCCAGATGAAGCGCCGCAAGCTGAGCGTCCGTGCTGCCTGGGACAAGCTGATCGAGGAAGAGGCCGACCGCCGCCTCGACCAGGACGAGCTGAACCGCGCGGCGATCGCCGATGCCGAGGCGAACGGCATCGTGTTCATCGACGAGATCGACAAGATCGCCGTGTCCGATGTGCGCGGCGGATCGGTGAGCCGCGAGGGTGTGCAGCGCGATCTGCTGCCGCTGATCGAAGGCACGACGGTCGCGACCAAATATGGGCCGATGAAGACCGACCATATCCTGTTCATCGCCTCGGGCGCGTTCCATGTCGCCAAGCCGAGCGACCTGTTGCCCGAGCTGCAGGGGCGGTTGCCGATCCGCGTCGAGCTGAAAGGGCTGAGCGAGGCCGATTTCGTCGCCATCCTGTCGGACACCAAGGCGTCGCTGCCGGCGCAGTACAAGGCGCTGCTCGCGACCGAGGGGGTGGCGATCGACTTCACCCCCGACGGCATTGCCGCGATCGCGCGCATCGCCGCCGAGGTGAACGGCCAGGTCGAGAATATCGGCGCGCGGCGGCTGCAGACGGTGATGGAAAGGCTGCTCGAACAGCTGAGCTTCGAGGCCGAGGAGCGCGGCGGCGAGACGGTGCTGATCGATGCCGCCTATGTCGAGGCGCAGCTGGCCGGCATCGCCCGCAATACCGATCTGTCGCGCTACATCCTGTGA
- the rpoB gene encoding DNA-directed RNA polymerase subunit beta has protein sequence MASKAVPASAGGATKRIRKVFGNIHEVVQMPNLIEVQRESYEQFLRSDPATGYVSGLEKTLRSVFPIRDFAGTAELDFVHYELEPPKYDTDECRQRGITYAAPMRVTLRLIVFEVDPDTESRSVLDIKEQDVYMGDMPLMTENGTFIVNGTERVIVSQMHRSPGVLFDHDRGKTHASGKYLFAARVIPYRGSWLDFEFDAKDIVNVRIDRKRKLPVTSLLYALGLNGEQILNHFYSTVTWVRGEGGWKVPFVAEAWRGQKPAFDVVNAETGEIVFAAGQKITPRAANKAAKDGLAMLLIPTEEIFGRYSALDLINETTGEIYIEAGDEVSPENLDKLDRAGLDRVELLDIDHVNTGPWIRNTLKADKAEERDQALSDIYRVMRPGEPPTRETAEALFAGLFFDPERYDLSAVGRVKLNMRLELDCPDTVTTLRTEDILAVVKTLVDLKDGKGEIDDIDNLGNRRVRSVGELLENQYRVGLLRMERAVKERMSSVDVSTVMPNDLINAKPAVAAVREFFGSSQLSQFMDQTNPLSEVTHKRRVSALGPGGLTRERAGFEVRDVHPTHYGRICPIETPEGPNIGLINSLASFSRVNKYGFIETPYRRVLDGKVTNEVVYLSAMEEAKHTIAQANAELDGEGRFVEELISARQAGEFLMATPDIITLMDVSPKQLVSVAASLIPFLENDDANRALMGSNMQRQAVPLVRAEAPFVGTGMEETVARDSGAAIAAKRSGIVDQVDATRIVVRATGEVEAGKSGVDIYTLMKFQRSNQNTCINQRPLVKVGDVVSAGDIIADGPSTEFGELALGRNALVAFMPWNGYNYEDSILISERIVKDDVFTSIHIEEFEVMARDTKLGPEDITRDIPNVGEEALRNLDEAGIVYIGAEVEPGDILVGKITPKGESPMTPEEKLLRAIFGEKASDVRDTSLRLPPGVAGTVVEVRVFNRHGIDKDERAMAIEREEIERLKKDADDERGILNRATWSRLRDMLIGQTATAAPKGVKKGVEIDAELLEQVERHEWWKFAVADDRVQADLEAVKAQYDEAAKLIQDKFEDRREKLERGDELPPGVLKMVKVFVAVKRKLQPGDKMAGRHGNKGVISRILPIEDMPFLEDGTHVDIVLNPLGVPSRMNVGQIFETHLGWAARGLGKQIAEALETWREANPKGQVVAPPDAVRERMKLVYGENYVAEIGARSDEEIVEMAQLLKGGVPMATPVFDGAREADVSDMLALAGYDTSGQSTLYDGRTGEAFDRKVTVGYIYMLKLHHLVDDKIHARSIGPYSLVTQQPLGGKAQFGGQRFGEMEVWALQAYGAAYTLQEMLTVKSDDVVGRTKVYEAIVKGDDTFEAGIPESFNVLVKEMRSLGLNVELASMSDSDQDEDFAKAAE, from the coding sequence ATGGCAAGCAAGGCAGTTCCGGCTTCGGCTGGCGGCGCGACCAAGCGCATCCGCAAGGTTTTCGGCAACATCCACGAAGTGGTGCAGATGCCGAACCTGATCGAGGTGCAGCGCGAAAGCTATGAACAGTTCCTGCGCTCCGATCCGGCGACCGGCTATGTGTCGGGGCTGGAAAAGACGCTGCGCAGCGTGTTCCCGATCCGCGACTTTGCCGGCACCGCCGAGCTGGACTTTGTCCATTACGAGCTTGAGCCGCCGAAATACGACACTGACGAATGCCGCCAGCGCGGCATCACCTATGCCGCGCCGATGCGCGTGACGCTGCGCCTGATCGTGTTCGAGGTCGATCCCGATACCGAATCGCGCTCCGTGCTCGATATCAAGGAGCAGGACGTCTATATGGGCGACATGCCGCTGATGACGGAGAACGGCACGTTCATCGTCAACGGCACCGAGCGCGTGATCGTCAGCCAGATGCACCGTTCGCCGGGCGTGCTGTTCGATCATGACCGCGGCAAGACCCATGCGTCGGGCAAGTATCTGTTCGCCGCGCGCGTCATCCCGTATCGCGGCTCGTGGCTCGATTTCGAGTTCGATGCCAAGGACATCGTCAACGTCCGCATCGACCGCAAGCGCAAGCTGCCGGTCACCAGCCTGCTCTATGCGCTGGGCCTGAACGGCGAGCAGATCCTCAACCATTTCTACTCGACCGTCACCTGGGTGCGCGGCGAGGGCGGCTGGAAGGTGCCCTTCGTCGCCGAGGCGTGGCGCGGGCAGAAGCCGGCGTTCGACGTCGTCAACGCCGAGACCGGCGAGATCGTGTTCGCCGCCGGCCAGAAGATCACGCCGCGCGCCGCCAACAAGGCGGCCAAGGACGGGCTGGCGATGCTGCTGATCCCGACCGAGGAGATTTTCGGCCGCTATTCGGCGCTCGACCTGATCAATGAGACGACCGGCGAGATCTATATCGAGGCGGGCGACGAGGTGTCGCCCGAGAATCTCGACAAGCTCGACCGTGCCGGCCTCGACCGGGTCGAACTGCTCGACATCGATCATGTCAACACCGGTCCCTGGATCCGCAACACGCTCAAGGCCGACAAGGCCGAGGAGCGCGACCAGGCGCTGTCCGACATCTACCGCGTCATGCGCCCCGGCGAGCCGCCGACGCGCGAGACGGCCGAGGCGCTGTTCGCCGGCCTGTTCTTCGATCCCGAGCGCTATGACCTGTCGGCCGTCGGCCGCGTGAAGCTCAACATGCGCCTTGAGCTCGACTGCCCGGATACGGTGACGACGCTGCGCACCGAGGACATCCTGGCCGTCGTCAAGACGCTTGTCGACCTGAAGGACGGCAAGGGCGAGATCGACGACATCGACAATCTCGGCAACCGCCGCGTGCGTTCGGTCGGCGAGCTGCTGGAAAACCAGTACCGGGTCGGGCTGCTGCGCATGGAGCGTGCGGTCAAGGAACGCATGTCGTCGGTCGATGTGTCGACGGTGATGCCGAACGACCTGATCAACGCCAAGCCCGCGGTCGCCGCGGTGCGCGAGTTCTTCGGCTCGTCGCAGCTGTCGCAGTTCATGGACCAGACCAACCCGCTGTCGGAAGTGACGCACAAGCGCCGCGTGTCCGCCCTCGGGCCGGGCGGTCTCACCCGCGAGCGCGCGGGCTTCGAGGTCCGCGACGTCCATCCGACCCATTATGGCCGTATCTGCCCGATCGAAACGCCGGAAGGGCCGAACATCGGCCTGATCAACTCGCTGGCGAGCTTCAGCCGGGTCAACAAATACGGCTTCATCGAAACGCCGTATCGCCGGGTTCTGGACGGCAAGGTGACCAACGAGGTCGTCTATCTGTCGGCGATGGAAGAGGCCAAGCACACCATCGCCCAGGCCAATGCCGAGCTGGATGGCGAAGGCCGCTTTGTCGAGGAGCTGATCTCCGCGCGTCAGGCGGGCGAGTTCCTGATGGCGACGCCCGACATCATCACGCTGATGGACGTCAGCCCCAAGCAGCTGGTGTCGGTCGCCGCGTCGCTGATCCCGTTCCTGGAAAATGACGACGCCAACCGCGCGCTGATGGGGTCGAACATGCAGCGCCAGGCGGTGCCGCTGGTCCGCGCCGAAGCGCCGTTCGTCGGCACCGGGATGGAAGAAACCGTCGCGCGCGATTCGGGCGCGGCGATCGCTGCCAAGCGGTCGGGCATCGTCGACCAGGTCGACGCCACCCGCATCGTCGTCCGCGCAACCGGTGAGGTCGAGGCCGGCAAGTCGGGCGTCGACATCTACACGCTGATGAAGTTCCAGCGTTCGAACCAGAACACCTGCATCAACCAGCGTCCGCTGGTGAAGGTGGGCGATGTGGTGAGCGCCGGCGACATCATCGCCGACGGCCCGTCGACCGAGTTCGGCGAGCTGGCGCTCGGCCGCAACGCGCTCGTCGCGTTCATGCCGTGGAACGGCTACAATTATGAAGACTCGATCCTGATCTCCGAACGGATCGTGAAGGACGACGTCTTCACCTCGATCCATATCGAGGAGTTCGAGGTGATGGCCCGCGACACCAAGCTCGGGCCGGAAGACATCACCCGCGACATCCCGAACGTCGGCGAGGAAGCGCTCCGCAACCTCGACGAGGCGGGCATCGTCTATATCGGTGCCGAGGTCGAGCCGGGCGACATCCTGGTCGGCAAGATCACGCCCAAGGGCGAAAGCCCGATGACGCCGGAAGAAAAGCTGCTCCGCGCCATTTTCGGCGAAAAGGCGTCGGACGTGCGCGACACGTCGCTGCGCCTGCCGCCGGGCGTTGCCGGCACCGTCGTCGAGGTGCGGGTGTTCAACCGCCACGGCATCGACAAGGACGAGCGCGCGATGGCGATCGAGCGCGAGGAGATCGAGCGGCTGAAGAAGGACGCCGATGACGAGCGCGGCATCCTCAACCGCGCGACCTGGTCGCGCCTGCGCGACATGCTGATCGGCCAGACCGCGACCGCCGCGCCCAAGGGCGTGAAGAAGGGGGTCGAGATCGACGCCGAACTGCTCGAGCAGGTCGAGCGCCATGAATGGTGGAAGTTCGCGGTCGCCGACGACCGGGTCCAGGCCGATCTGGAAGCGGTCAAGGCCCAGTATGACGAGGCCGCCAAGCTGATCCAGGACAAATTCGAGGATCGGCGCGAGAAGCTGGAGCGGGGCGACGAACTGCCGCCGGGCGTGCTCAAGATGGTCAAGGTGTTCGTCGCGGTGAAGCGCAAGCTGCAGCCGGGCGACAAGATGGCCGGCCGTCACGGCAACAAGGGCGTCATCTCGCGCATCCTGCCGATCGAGGACATGCCGTTCCTCGAAGACGGCACGCATGTCGACATCGTGCTCAACCCGCTGGGCGTGCCCAGCCGCATGAACGTCGGCCAGATCTTCGAGACGCATCTGGGCTGGGCCGCGCGCGGCCTTGGCAAGCAGATCGCCGAGGCGCTGGAAACATGGCGTGAGGCCAATCCCAAGGGCCAGGTCGTGGCGCCGCCCGATGCGGTGCGCGAGCGGATGAAGCTGGTTTATGGCGAGAATTATGTCGCCGAAATCGGTGCCCGGTCGGACGAGGAAATCGTCGAAATGGCGCAGCTGCTGAAGGGCGGCGTGCCGATGGCGACCCCGGTGTTCGACGGTGCGCGCGAAGCCGATGTGTCGGACATGCTGGCGCTGGCCGGCTATGACACCTCGGGCCAGTCGACGCTTTATGACGGCCGCACCGGCGAGGCGTTCGACCGCAAGGTGACCGTGGGCTATATCTATATGCTCAAGCTCCACCACCTGGTCGACGACAAGATCCATGCGCGCTCGATCGGGCCTTACTCGCTCGTCACCCAGCAGCCGCTGGGCGGCAAGGCGCAGTTCGGCGGTCAGCGCTTCGGGGAAATGGAGGTCTGGGCGCTCCAGGCCTATGGCGCCGCCTACACGCTGCAGGAAATGCTGACGGTGAAGTCCGACGACGTGGTCGGCCGCACCAAGGTCTATGAGGCGATCGTCAAGGGTGACGACACCTTCGAGGCCGGCATCCCCGAGAGCTTCAACGTGCTCGTCAAGGAAATGCGCTCGCTCGGCCTCAATGTCGAACTCGCGTCCATGTCGGACTCCGACCAGGACGAGGATTTCGCCAAGGCCGCCGAATAA